The Dioscorea cayenensis subsp. rotundata cultivar TDr96_F1 chromosome 19, TDr96_F1_v2_PseudoChromosome.rev07_lg8_w22 25.fasta, whole genome shotgun sequence genome includes a window with the following:
- the LOC120250285 gene encoding U5 small nuclear ribonucleoprotein 40 kDa protein, producing the protein MLTVPREGENSLAISGPRPGGEWATVPHSLQAPEPGGKQRTSSLESPIMLLTGHQSAIYTMKFNPAGTVIASGSHDKDIFLWYVHGDCKNFMVLRGHKNAALDLQWTNDGTQIISASPDKTLRAWDVETGKQIKKMAEHSSFVNSCCPSRRGPPLVVSGSDDGTAKLWDLRQRGAIQTFPDKYQITAVSFSDASDKIFTGGLDNDVKVWDLRRNEVTMTLQGHADMITGMQLSPDGSYLLTNGMDCSLRIWDMRPYAPQNRCVKIFTGHQHNFEKNLLKCNWSPDGSKVTAGSSDRMVYIWDTTSRRILYKLPGHNGSVNETVFHPTEPIIGSCSSDKQIYLGEL; encoded by the coding sequence ATGTTAACTGTGCCGAGAGAGGGTGAAAATTCTCTGGCCATCTCAGGTCCAAGACCAGGAGGAGAATGGGCTACTGTCCCACATTCACTTCAGGCCCCAGAACCAGGTGGAAAACAAAGAACCTCCAGTTTGGAATCCCCAATCATGCTGCTCACAGGTCACCAGAGTGCAATCTACACTATGAAGTTCAATCCTGCAGGAACTGTCATTGCATCTGGATCACATGATAAGGATATCTTCCTGTGGTATGTTCATGGTGACTGTAAAAATTTCATGGTCTTGAGAGGGCACAAGAATGCTGCCCTAGACCTCCAATGGACAAATGATGGAACCCAAATCATCTCAGCTAGTCCAGATAAGACTTTAAGAGCATGGGATGTCGAAACAGGaaagcaaataaagaaaatggcGGAGCACTCATCTTTTGTGAACTCATGCTGTCCTTCACGGCGGGGACCACCTCTCGTTGTGAGCGGGTCAGATGATGGAACAGCAAAGCTTTGGGATCTTCGCCAAAGAGGGGCGATCCAGACTTTCCCTGACAAATATCAGATCACTGCTGTTAGTTTCTCCGATGCATCAGATAAGATCTTTACTGGAGGATTGGACAATGATGTAAAGGTGTGGGATCTTCGCCGAAATGAGGTTACCATGACCCTACAAGGGCATGCTGATATGATAACAGGGATGCAGCTCAGTCCAGACGGATCCTACCTCCTAACCAATGGCATGGACTGCTCGCTCCGAATATGGGATATGCGTCCATATGCCCCTCAGAACCGGTGTGTGAAGATTTTTACTGGGCACCAGCATAACTTTGAGAAGAATTTGCTGAAGTGTAACTGGTCACCTGATGGGAGCAAGGTAACTGCTGGAAGTTCGGACAGGATGGTGTACATCTGGGACACAACCTCGCGTCGTATCCTGTATAAGCTTCCAGGGCATAATGGTTCAGTGAATGAAACCGTGTTTCATCCAACTGAACCTATTATAGGCTCATGCAGCAGTGACAAACAGATTTACTTGGGTGAGCTTTAA